A window of Oncorhynchus tshawytscha isolate Ot180627B linkage group LG10, Otsh_v2.0, whole genome shotgun sequence contains these coding sequences:
- the LOC121847526 gene encoding solute carrier family 22 member 13-like translates to MFGLTEIPGHILCIFILEYLGRKISLMSTLLTGGFTCFLILAVPQDSAVAITALAAAGRFFMNNAGSICNVYVQELFPTSVRQTATGLGSIAIRIAGILSPMLNILATYHWSIPTIVFSSLSLVGGALVFLLPETRRTELPDSTDEAEGKRNVTIAMKIDKGCKVDDYDSEKSTKL, encoded by the exons ATGTTCGGACTCACAGAGATACCAGGTCATATACTCTGCATCTTTATACTGGAATATTTGGGGAGGAAGATATCCTTAATGTCCACTCTTCTGACTGGCGGATTTACATGCTTCCTAATCCTGGCTGTTCCACAAG ACAGCGCCGTTGCTATTACTGCTCTTGCTGCTGCTGGGAGGTTTTTCATGAACAATGCTGGATCCATATGCAACGTCTATGTTCAGGAGCTGTTTCCCACCTCTGTTAG ACAAACGGCCACAGGCTTGGGCTCAATAGCGATCAGAATTGCTGGAATACTGTCTCCAATGCTCAACATATTGGCCACATACCATTGGTCTATCCCCACGATCGTGTTCAGCAGCCTGTCATTGGTTGGTGGGGCTCTGGTCTTTCTGCTTCCTGAGACCAGGAGGACAGAACTACCTGACTCTACAGATGAGGCCGAGGGGAAGAG AAATGTGACTATCGCCATGAAGATAGACAAAGGCTGCAAAGTGGATGATTACGACTCTGAAAAATCTACCAAACTATAA
- the LOC112260928 gene encoding solute carrier family 22 member 14-like, translating to MADFGEILRSIGDFGLFQKLILLGLCFPNLILPFHLASLIFIQSDPERHCNTDWILRAGSNLSSEEQLNLTVPRQEDGTFSRCLMFTPVDWDIDIIREHGLNQTTDCQNGWVYNNIVYEATIVTDFDLVCGKANVVGLAQTVFMAGILLGSLLFGPFAESFGRQRATQIPMVIMLIFTVTTGLSPNFYLYMASQFLVGIAYGGFRINCIVLATEWVGVTKRSYASCLSQTFGGVGQCILAGMIFFIRDWRLAQFVMAVPIAVVAVYIWFIPESARWLLDQGKTEEAKKLILRVAAINKHTVPDTILEKVKCMI from the exons ATGGCTGATTTTggcgagatcctgaggtccattggaGACTTTGGATTATTCCAGAAGCTCATACTATTGGGACTATGCTTCCCAAATCTTATCCTGCCTTTCCACCTGGCCAGTTTGATTTTCATCCAGTCAGACCCTGAGCGCCACTGTAACACTGACTGGATACTTAGAGCTGGTTCCAATCTGAGCAGTGAGGAACAGCTGAATCTGACCGTGCCCCGGCAGGAGGATGGAACCTTCAGTAGGTGCCTGATGTTTACCCCTGTAGACTGGGACATTGACATCATCAGGGAGCATGGACTCAATCAGACCACTGACTGCCAGAATGGATGGGTGTACAACAATATAGTGTATGAAGCCACCATAGTCACTGAT TTTGATCTTGTCTGTGGCAAAGCTAACGTTGTCGGACTTGCACAAACTGTGTTCATGGCTGGCATTCTTCTTGGTTCACTCTTGTTTGGACCTTTTGCTGAATC ATTTGGTCGCCAACGAGCAACTCAAATACCCATGGTTATTATGCTCATTTTTACTGTAACGACAGGCTTGTCTCCAAACTTTTATTTGTATATGGCATCCCAGTTTTTAGTAGGGATCGCATATGGTGGATTTAGAATCAACTGCATTGTATTAG CAACTGAATGGGTCGGAGTGACAAAACGTTCTTATGCGTCTTGTTTGAGTCAGACGTTCGGTGGAGTTGGCCAGTGCATCCTTGCTGGCATGATCTTCTTCATCCGAGACTGGAGACTTGCCCAGTTTGTCATGGCTGTACCAATAGCAGTGGTCGCAGTGTACATATG GTTTATTCCTGAATCAGCCAGGTGGTTATTGGATcaggggaaaacagaggaagcTAAGAAGTTGATACTCAGGGTAGCAGCCATCAACAAACACACAGTTCCAGATACAATTCTAGAGAAGGTAAAGTGCATGATTTAG